A window from Moritella yayanosii encodes these proteins:
- a CDS encoding IS1634 family transposase codes for MKIMTISYSTKSLDHLGLVSGMCKDIGIAKFIDDAHPEQSKDKHISYGQLVEAMILNGLGFVGRTLHMYPEYFAERPVERLLGKGVKAEHINDDALGRCLDQLYETGVSELFQGLSARTISHLKLPCEGLNLDSTSIHVDGEYKDEDGNAAIQLVRGYSRDHRPELNQVVLNLITENQAGIPVYMQAASGNINDNEGFKNIVKQHVKSLKAAHNNRYFIGDAALYVAETIQSLDEQGQLFISRAPQKLKLVKDAISEQNNYHFTELGNGYSATWIDSNYGDVKQRWLLVFSEQAKKREQHTLDKRMLKDATAALKSLEKLSKQRFACHADAMKMLSIWMKSQASMSMSEIDVIEHPIFTKSGRPKTGQEPDGYEYQVTGLLASKLNFRERKLSEKGLFMLATNDCSDTLTMSKMLELYKSQQSVEKGFRFLKSPDFLTSSLYLKKAERIEALLMIMTCCLMVYAALEHKIREELRTKDVYFPNLKYKPCQNPTARWVFFCFQGIDILTISEEQQLVLNIKERHRIIIDCMGPTYQQIYS; via the coding sequence ATGAAAATTATGACCATATCATATTCAACAAAGAGTCTTGATCACCTCGGTTTAGTTTCAGGCATGTGCAAAGATATTGGTATCGCCAAGTTTATTGATGACGCACATCCCGAACAAAGTAAGGATAAGCACATTTCATACGGGCAACTCGTAGAAGCCATGATTTTAAATGGACTCGGTTTTGTTGGTAGAACATTGCATATGTATCCTGAATATTTTGCAGAACGGCCTGTCGAACGCCTTCTTGGTAAGGGTGTAAAAGCGGAGCATATTAATGACGATGCACTCGGTCGCTGTCTTGACCAACTCTATGAAACTGGCGTTTCCGAGCTATTTCAAGGACTGTCCGCCCGTACAATTTCACATTTAAAGCTTCCGTGTGAAGGGCTTAATCTGGACTCCACAAGCATTCATGTTGATGGTGAATATAAAGACGAAGACGGTAATGCAGCCATTCAACTAGTGCGAGGCTACAGCCGTGATCATCGCCCTGAATTGAATCAGGTGGTGTTAAACCTGATCACTGAAAATCAGGCCGGTATCCCCGTCTACATGCAGGCGGCAAGTGGCAATATTAACGATAATGAAGGTTTTAAAAATATCGTTAAGCAACATGTTAAAAGTCTTAAAGCGGCCCATAACAACCGCTATTTCATTGGCGATGCTGCATTATATGTCGCCGAAACGATCCAATCTCTCGATGAACAAGGCCAATTATTCATATCGAGAGCGCCGCAAAAGTTAAAATTAGTCAAAGACGCCATATCAGAACAAAACAATTACCATTTCACTGAGTTAGGTAATGGCTACAGCGCAACCTGGATAGATTCAAACTACGGTGATGTTAAGCAGCGTTGGTTGTTAGTGTTCAGTGAACAAGCAAAAAAACGTGAACAACACACATTAGATAAACGTATGCTAAAAGACGCCACTGCGGCATTAAAATCACTGGAAAAACTCAGTAAACAACGTTTTGCTTGTCATGCTGACGCAATGAAAATGCTGAGTATCTGGATGAAATCTCAAGCCAGTATGTCAATGAGTGAAATTGACGTTATTGAGCATCCAATTTTCACTAAAAGTGGTCGACCTAAAACAGGTCAAGAGCCGGATGGTTATGAATATCAAGTAACCGGTTTGCTTGCTTCAAAATTAAATTTTCGCGAACGTAAATTATCCGAAAAAGGGTTATTCATGTTAGCGACAAATGATTGTAGCGATACGTTAACGATGAGCAAAATGCTTGAACTATATAAGTCACAGCAAAGTGTGGAAAAAGGGTTTAGATTCTTAAAAAGTCCTGATTTTTTAACATCGTCATTATATTTAAAAAAGGCAGAGCGGATTGAGGCATTGCTGATGATCATGACGTGTTGCTTGATGGTATACGCGGCACTTGAGCATAAGATCCGAGAGGAGTTGAGAACTAAAGACGTATATTTTCCCAATTTAAAATATAAGCCCTGTCAAAATCCTACCGCCCGTTGGGTTTTCTTTTGCTTTCAAGGTATCGACATTTTAACTATCTCAGAAGAGCAGCAATTAGTGCTGAATATTAAAGAGCGACATCGAATAATTATTGATTGTATGGGGCCGACATACCAACAAATTTATTCATAA
- a CDS encoding zinc ribbon domain-containing protein produces the protein MIRTWSCECGATHDRDHNAAINIHKEGLEV, from the coding sequence CTGATTAGAACATGGTCTTGTGAGTGTGGCGCAACGCACGATAGAGATCATAACGCTGCTATCAACATCCACAAAGAGGGGTTAGAAGTCTAA
- a CDS encoding helix-turn-helix domain-containing protein, whose protein sequence is MHSTELEKVTGLTRYDLSRQFRKVLGTSPYRYSVNRRLDAARQLIQQNKPIVEVAFETGFSDQAHFSRLFKSACGITPGRYASIGK, encoded by the coding sequence GTGCACTCTACTGAATTGGAGAAAGTCACAGGTTTAACTCGCTATGACTTATCTCGGCAGTTTCGCAAAGTGCTGGGAACCAGTCCTTATAGATATTCAGTCAATCGTCGTTTAGATGCTGCACGTCAATTGATCCAACAGAATAAACCTATTGTAGAAGTTGCTTTTGAAACAGGATTTTCTGATCAAGCACATTTTAGTCGACTGTTTAAATCTGCGTGTGGTATTACACCTGGCCGTTATGCATCGATTGGTAAGTGA
- a CDS encoding cupin domain-containing protein, with amino-acid sequence MSDHLASDNYKVINFKEKLSLFNEQWSPKVIAEMNDYQIKIVKIEGDFEWHEHQDTDETFIVLEGNLRIDFRDGHVTLNRGEMYVVPRGVEHKPFADGEVKMLLIEPRGVLNTGDNDVNSFTATNDIWI; translated from the coding sequence ATGTCTGATCATTTGGCCTCCGACAATTATAAAGTAATCAATTTTAAAGAAAAGTTAAGTTTATTTAATGAGCAGTGGTCACCAAAGGTAATTGCTGAAATGAATGATTACCAAATTAAAATAGTAAAAATAGAAGGTGACTTCGAATGGCATGAACATCAAGATACGGATGAGACGTTTATAGTTCTGGAGGGAAACCTTCGTATAGATTTTCGTGATGGACATGTCACTTTGAATCGTGGAGAAATGTATGTTGTCCCTAGAGGCGTCGAGCATAAACCATTCGCTGATGGTGAAGTGAAAATGTTATTAATTGAACCTCGTGGTGTGCTTAATACAGGTGATAATGACGTTAACAGTTTTACTGCAACAAATGATATATGGATATAG
- a CDS encoding GMP reductase has translation MRIEQELKLGFKDVLFRPKRSTLRSRSQVSLERTFTFPTSKYTWTGVPIIAANMDTVGTFEAAKELAAHKMLTAVHKHYTVAQWKEFLEANPEIFDHIFVSTGTSDADFEKLQQVLALDERLQFICIDVANGYSEFFIEFVRKVRKAYPTKTIMAGNVVTGEITEELILSGADIIKVGIGPGSVCTTRVKTGVGYPQLSAIIECADAAHGLGGMVVGDGGCSCPGDVAKAFGGGADFVMLGGMLAGHDESGGELCEVDGKKTKKFYGMSSTTAMNKHAGGVAKYRASEGKTVEIPYRGPIENTIYDILGGVRSTCTYVGAAALKELSKRTTFIRVLEQENNVFGKE, from the coding sequence ATGCGTATAGAACAAGAATTGAAGCTAGGTTTTAAAGATGTACTTTTCCGCCCAAAACGTTCGACTTTAAGAAGTCGTTCACAAGTAAGCTTAGAGCGTACATTCACTTTCCCTACCAGCAAGTACACTTGGACAGGTGTACCAATTATTGCTGCAAACATGGATACTGTAGGCACATTTGAAGCGGCAAAAGAACTTGCTGCACACAAAATGCTAACAGCTGTGCATAAGCATTACACTGTTGCGCAATGGAAAGAGTTTCTAGAAGCAAACCCAGAAATCTTTGATCACATCTTTGTATCAACTGGTACATCCGATGCAGATTTCGAAAAACTTCAACAAGTTCTAGCATTAGATGAGCGTTTACAGTTTATCTGTATCGATGTAGCTAATGGTTACTCAGAATTTTTTATTGAATTCGTGCGTAAAGTGCGTAAAGCCTACCCGACTAAAACGATTATGGCTGGTAACGTAGTTACTGGTGAAATCACAGAAGAACTTATCCTGTCTGGCGCAGATATCATCAAAGTTGGTATCGGTCCGGGTTCAGTATGTACGACACGTGTTAAAACAGGTGTTGGTTACCCACAACTGTCTGCAATCATCGAATGTGCAGATGCTGCACACGGTCTTGGTGGCATGGTGGTTGGTGACGGTGGTTGTTCTTGTCCTGGTGATGTTGCTAAAGCATTCGGCGGCGGCGCAGACTTCGTTATGCTTGGCGGCATGTTAGCTGGTCACGACGAAAGTGGCGGCGAGCTGTGTGAAGTTGATGGCAAGAAAACCAAGAAATTCTATGGCATGAGCTCAACAACTGCGATGAACAAACACGCAGGTGGTGTTGCTAAATACCGTGCTTCAGAAGGTAAAACTGTAGAAATACCTTACCGTGGTCCAATCGAAAATACTATTTACGATATCCTAGGTGGCGTTCGTTCTACTTGTACTTACGTTGGCGCGGCTGCGTTAAAAGAGCTAAGCAAACGTACTACCTTTATCCGCGTACTTGAGCAAGAAAACAACGTATTCGGTAAAGAATAA
- a CDS encoding ornithine cyclodeaminase, with protein MIVLEIKDIKAIIAKVGYQDFFAQLNDTLTEDYKNWHDFDKSPRVANHVDGGVIELMPISNAEMYSFKYVNGHPKNPAQNKMTVMATGQLSLTETGEPLMFSEMTLLTGFRTAATSAMAAKHLAKKDSEVLALIGTGAQSEFQFLAYSFIFDLKEVRYFDTDPAAMRKFEKNMARFDIRLIPCKDAREAVQGADLITTCTADKKYQTVLTKDMISKDVFINGLGGDCPGKTEIEKELVESATIVVEYLPQSRVEGEIQQLGADFTCTELHEIVKGEKTLNVATDGTILYDSVGFALEDYSVLRLIYKLAKQHNIGTEMELIPELDDVKNLFSLL; from the coding sequence ATGATTGTTTTAGAGATAAAAGATATTAAAGCGATAATTGCGAAAGTAGGCTACCAAGACTTCTTTGCACAGCTTAATGATACATTAACTGAAGATTATAAAAACTGGCACGACTTTGATAAATCACCACGTGTTGCCAATCATGTTGACGGTGGCGTTATCGAACTAATGCCGATTTCTAATGCGGAAATGTACTCGTTTAAATACGTAAATGGCCACCCAAAAAACCCAGCACAAAACAAAATGACAGTAATGGCAACAGGGCAATTATCATTAACTGAAACTGGCGAACCGCTGATGTTTTCAGAAATGACCTTGCTTACTGGTTTCCGCACTGCAGCTACATCAGCAATGGCCGCGAAGCACTTAGCCAAGAAAGATTCAGAAGTACTCGCGTTAATCGGTACTGGCGCACAGAGTGAATTCCAGTTCTTAGCGTACTCGTTCATCTTTGACTTAAAAGAAGTGCGTTATTTTGATACTGATCCTGCAGCAATGCGTAAATTCGAGAAGAACATGGCGCGTTTCGATATTCGCCTAATACCGTGTAAAGACGCCAGAGAAGCGGTTCAAGGTGCTGATTTAATTACCACGTGTACAGCAGACAAGAAATACCAAACAGTATTAACCAAAGACATGATCAGCAAAGACGTATTTATTAACGGTCTTGGCGGTGATTGCCCTGGTAAAACAGAAATCGAAAAAGAATTAGTAGAAAGCGCAACGATTGTTGTTGAGTACCTACCACAGTCACGCGTTGAAGGTGAGATCCAACAACTGGGTGCTGACTTTACGTGTACAGAACTACACGAAATTGTGAAAGGCGAGAAAACGCTGAACGTAGCAACAGACGGCACTATCTTGTATGACTCAGTTGGTTTCGCGCTGGAAGATTACTCAGTACTACGTTTGATCTACAAGCTAGCTAAGCAACATAACATCGGCACCGAGATGGAATTAATTCCTGAACTGGATGATGTGAAGAACTTGTTCTCACTACTATAA
- a CDS encoding TetR family transcriptional regulator C-terminal domain-containing protein, whose protein sequence is MPAKGTKGKNRKQELINATLDCIANEGLQKTTVRNVAEYANVTNGLIRFYFSGKDELIRAAYSALLEIMYVNTRIEINDVDICAKTRLQHFIQATLSAPIVSPRTVLLWANFLPMTYIDPEMAAIRTNEYAKTTKILAPLISAALATENITVDHNECEILAIKINALIDGLWLEGSMAAYKFKDNELVNIGIDSASAILSISLENI, encoded by the coding sequence ATGCCAGCGAAAGGAACAAAAGGTAAAAACCGTAAACAAGAGTTAATCAATGCCACACTTGATTGCATTGCTAACGAAGGTTTACAAAAAACCACAGTACGTAATGTGGCTGAATATGCGAATGTCACCAACGGTCTGATCCGTTTTTACTTTTCCGGTAAAGACGAACTGATCCGTGCAGCGTATTCCGCATTACTCGAGATTATGTACGTCAATACCCGTATCGAAATAAACGATGTGGATATTTGCGCCAAAACCCGATTACAGCACTTTATTCAAGCGACGCTATCAGCGCCAATCGTGTCACCACGTACCGTATTGTTATGGGCTAATTTCTTGCCGATGACTTACATCGACCCCGAAATGGCAGCCATTCGAACTAATGAGTATGCTAAAACAACGAAAATATTAGCGCCGTTGATTAGTGCTGCATTAGCCACCGAAAACATTACAGTTGATCATAATGAATGTGAAATCCTTGCCATTAAAATCAATGCGTTGATTGATGGTTTATGGCTCGAAGGCAGCATGGCTGCCTACAAATTCAAAGATAATGAACTGGTCAATATCGGTATCGACAGTGCGTCTGCTATCCTATCTATTTCGTTAGAGAATATCTAA
- a CDS encoding dimethylarginine dimethylaminohydrolase family protein: METSYVKSATGELKQVLLCSPTYLNLSPINKIAEDWLEKGERIDQQKCLDEHQQLINIYEQNGINVEVLTPTENLSSQVFARDFGFNIKEGYVLGRFKEEIRHAESLLYAEKLAELGVPIIATCHEGVLEGGDFWQLDEKTLAIGTLQRSNEKGIQSIREQLEPLGYTIIAVKSKPEYLHLDMIFNIVGEKTAVTYYDGLPQEFKDYLDETGYDLIKIEEAGVFKHFCNLQALGNKRVISLSANTDVNAQLRERGFTVFELHATEILKTGGGPHCMTFPLERH, translated from the coding sequence ATGGAAACCAGTTATGTAAAATCAGCGACAGGTGAATTGAAGCAAGTATTACTTTGTTCACCAACTTACCTTAATCTTTCGCCAATCAACAAGATTGCTGAAGATTGGTTAGAGAAAGGTGAGCGCATTGATCAGCAAAAATGTTTAGATGAACATCAACAGCTGATCAATATTTACGAGCAGAACGGCATTAATGTCGAAGTACTTACGCCGACTGAAAACTTGTCGAGTCAGGTATTTGCCCGTGATTTTGGTTTTAATATCAAAGAAGGTTATGTACTTGGCCGCTTTAAAGAAGAAATTCGCCACGCAGAAAGCCTACTGTATGCAGAAAAACTAGCTGAACTAGGTGTGCCAATCATTGCCACGTGTCACGAAGGTGTACTTGAAGGCGGTGACTTCTGGCAACTTGACGAAAAGACGTTAGCCATTGGTACGCTACAGCGTTCTAACGAAAAAGGCATTCAAAGTATTCGTGAACAGCTTGAACCGTTGGGTTATACGATTATTGCGGTGAAGTCGAAACCAGAATACCTGCACCTTGACATGATCTTTAACATTGTCGGTGAAAAAACTGCCGTGACTTATTACGACGGTTTACCACAAGAATTCAAAGATTACCTCGATGAAACGGGTTACGACCTGATTAAAATTGAAGAAGCAGGCGTATTCAAACACTTCTGTAATCTGCAAGCATTAGGTAACAAACGCGTTATCTCGTTAAGCGCAAATACCGATGTAAACGCGCAATTACGTGAACGTGGTTTTACAGTATTTGAGCTGCATGCTACCGAGATCTTGAAAACGGGCGGTGGTCCACACTGCATGACGTTCCCGTTAGAACGCCACTAA
- the ctlX gene encoding citrulline utilization hydrolase CtlX — translation MALIQAPNSVVMVRPWKFFSNPETAVDNAFQKTGLDEQDSLKLDRTGISLQAKNEFDIVVAGLNENGINVHVFDDFGDRDTPDSVFPNNWFSTHSGGHVALYPMFSQNRRRERRSDIIEMLKAQYRVQDVIDFSGLEWDNLFLEGTGAMVLDNVNRIAYTAKSNRSSEVILERFCTTFQYEPMAFDTADATGTAIYHTNVMMCVASQYALICLDMIPNEARRAAVRQRLEESDIEVIELSFDQIDNFAGNAIELTGNGNSHLVMSQRARDALTPEQVARIEKHSNILAFSVPTIELAGGSIRCMIAGIHLSPRT, via the coding sequence ATGGCTTTAATCCAAGCGCCAAATTCAGTTGTAATGGTTCGACCATGGAAATTTTTCTCAAACCCAGAAACTGCAGTTGATAATGCTTTTCAAAAAACCGGCCTCGATGAACAAGACTCGCTTAAGTTAGATCGCACCGGTATATCACTACAAGCTAAAAACGAATTTGATATCGTGGTTGCTGGATTAAACGAGAACGGCATCAACGTCCATGTATTTGATGATTTTGGTGATCGTGATACACCAGACTCCGTATTTCCAAACAACTGGTTCTCGACCCACAGTGGTGGCCATGTTGCGCTGTATCCCATGTTTTCACAAAACCGCCGACGCGAACGCCGCAGTGACATTATTGAAATGTTAAAAGCGCAGTATCGCGTGCAAGATGTTATCGATTTCTCTGGTTTAGAGTGGGATAACCTGTTTCTTGAAGGCACTGGTGCGATGGTATTAGATAACGTTAACCGCATCGCCTACACCGCTAAATCAAACCGTTCTAGCGAAGTGATCCTCGAACGCTTCTGTACCACATTCCAATACGAACCAATGGCGTTTGATACGGCTGATGCCACAGGCACCGCCATTTATCATACCAATGTGATGATGTGTGTAGCGTCTCAATACGCGCTTATTTGTTTAGACATGATCCCAAATGAAGCACGTCGCGCAGCGGTTAGACAGCGTTTAGAAGAATCAGACATTGAAGTGATTGAACTGAGCTTCGACCAAATTGATAACTTTGCGGGTAACGCCATCGAGCTCACAGGTAACGGCAATAGCCATTTGGTTATGTCACAACGTGCGAGAGATGCATTAACACCCGAGCAAGTTGCACGCATTGAAAAGCACTCTAATATATTAGCCTTTAGCGTACCAACCATTGAGTTAGCCGGCGGCTCGATCCGCTGCATGATCGCAGGCATTCACTTAAGCCCGCGAACATAA
- the dapE gene encoding succinyl-diaminopimelate desuccinylase yields MSDSLVLQLAKDLLSRKSVTPEDAGCQQMIIERLEGLGFTIETMVFEDTTNLWARRGTTAPVFCFAGHTDVVPVGKIEDWDTDPFVPTVIDGYLYGRGAADMKGSIASFLVAVENFINANPNHQGSIALLITSDEEGPFINGTTRVIDTLEARNEKIDWCIVGEPSSTNKVGDIVKNGRRGSLTGDIVVKGIQGHVAYPHLADNPIHKLAPALTELSQVVWDQGNEYFPATTLQITDIRSGAGASNIVPGEATCQFNLRYSTELTADLIKFRIEGIFAKHGLNYDISWVHSGQPFLTEPGNLLNAITDSIENVCGYPSELSTSGGTSDGRFIAPTGAQVVELGPVNATIHKVNECVKIADIEQLAEIYEQTLVKLLAQ; encoded by the coding sequence ATGTCAGACAGTTTAGTATTACAACTTGCCAAAGATCTACTTAGTCGTAAATCAGTGACACCCGAAGATGCCGGTTGTCAGCAAATGATCATCGAACGTCTTGAAGGCCTAGGTTTCACTATCGAAACCATGGTATTTGAAGACACCACGAATCTTTGGGCTCGTCGCGGTACCACTGCCCCGGTATTTTGCTTCGCCGGTCATACCGATGTCGTACCTGTCGGTAAAATCGAAGATTGGGATACTGACCCGTTCGTCCCTACCGTTATCGATGGTTATTTATACGGTCGTGGCGCAGCAGACATGAAAGGCTCTATCGCGTCATTCTTAGTGGCGGTCGAAAACTTCATCAACGCCAATCCAAATCACCAAGGTTCGATTGCCCTACTGATCACCAGTGATGAAGAAGGCCCGTTTATCAATGGCACAACGCGGGTGATTGATACCTTAGAAGCACGTAACGAAAAAATTGACTGGTGTATTGTCGGTGAACCATCAAGCACCAACAAAGTCGGTGACATTGTTAAAAACGGTCGCCGTGGTTCATTAACCGGTGACATCGTGGTGAAAGGTATTCAAGGTCACGTGGCTTACCCACACCTTGCCGACAACCCAATTCACAAACTAGCGCCAGCATTAACTGAACTAAGCCAAGTGGTATGGGATCAGGGTAATGAGTACTTCCCTGCGACAACATTACAGATTACCGATATCCGCAGTGGCGCGGGCGCAAGCAACATAGTCCCAGGTGAAGCGACTTGTCAGTTTAACCTGCGTTATTCTACCGAGCTAACAGCGGACTTAATCAAATTCCGCATTGAAGGCATCTTTGCAAAACACGGTTTAAACTATGACATTAGCTGGGTCCATAGTGGCCAACCTTTCTTAACTGAACCGGGTAACTTGCTAAACGCCATTACCGATTCAATTGAAAATGTGTGTGGTTACCCATCAGAACTATCTACCTCAGGTGGCACATCGGATGGTCGTTTCATCGCGCCAACCGGGGCACAGGTGGTTGAATTAGGCCCTGTAAATGCAACGATCCACAAAGTAAATGAATGTGTGAAGATCGCTGATATTGAGCAATTAGCTGAAATATACGAGCAAACGCTGGTGAAACTATTAGCGCAATAA
- a CDS encoding ArsC family reductase, with protein MTTVMYGIKNCDTIKKAKKWLEANELEFTFHDHRVNGLDKAQLIAWCETLGWEQVLNKRGTTYRKLTDEQKAGLTAATAIELLIEQPAMIKRPILEVDGQLTLGFKADTYAALFAK; from the coding sequence ATGACGACTGTGATGTACGGCATTAAAAATTGCGACACCATTAAAAAAGCCAAAAAATGGTTAGAAGCAAACGAACTGGAATTCACATTTCACGATCACCGCGTTAACGGTTTAGATAAAGCACAGCTGATCGCTTGGTGTGAAACACTGGGTTGGGAACAAGTGCTGAATAAACGTGGCACCACTTACCGCAAATTAACCGATGAACAAAAAGCAGGGCTAACAGCAGCCACTGCTATCGAATTGTTAATTGAACAGCCAGCGATGATCAAACGTCCAATTCTTGAGGTAGACGGTCAACTTACCTTAGGCTTTAAAGCCGACACTTATGCGGCGCTCTTTGCAAAATAA
- a CDS encoding TIGR01459 family HAD-type hydrolase encodes MISGLKDIINEFDTFILDQWGVLHNGGDAFPKAIETLAFLKQHGKKVVILSNSGNTHHFSYQRLTDSGISRDLYIDVLTSGDHMRHNFNQGKFAHLGSHALVFGWGDGINGTVLEDCGLTSVGIEDASFIMCYGVERGTVAEYQADLDIAYARGLEMVVSNPDLVAMSPDGGLKLCPGSIANAYAEMGGKVHWHGKPQAEVYDMCRTLLGGWEHAIAVGDSLEHDIRGANIAGIASLFLTTGIHADELNEKVANKDDVIAASVVADLSREFDVLPSHYIDWFKVD; translated from the coding sequence ATGATTTCCGGTCTTAAAGACATTATTAACGAGTTTGATACCTTTATTTTGGATCAATGGGGCGTACTGCATAATGGCGGTGATGCGTTTCCAAAAGCAATTGAGACCTTAGCGTTTTTAAAACAGCATGGCAAAAAAGTGGTGATCTTATCGAACAGTGGTAATACCCACCATTTCTCTTATCAGCGTTTAACCGATTCGGGTATCAGTCGTGATCTGTATATCGATGTACTGACATCGGGCGACCATATGCGCCACAATTTTAACCAGGGGAAATTTGCTCATTTGGGGTCTCACGCGTTGGTATTTGGCTGGGGCGATGGGATTAACGGTACTGTGCTAGAAGACTGCGGTTTAACCAGTGTTGGTATAGAAGACGCCTCATTTATCATGTGTTACGGCGTTGAGCGTGGCACTGTGGCTGAATACCAAGCTGACCTGGATATTGCCTATGCGCGTGGACTGGAAATGGTGGTAAGTAATCCCGATCTTGTGGCAATGAGTCCTGACGGCGGGTTAAAACTTTGCCCCGGTTCTATCGCTAATGCGTATGCTGAAATGGGTGGCAAGGTGCATTGGCACGGTAAACCACAAGCTGAAGTGTATGACATGTGTCGTACCTTGTTGGGCGGTTGGGAGCATGCGATTGCGGTCGGCGATAGTTTAGAGCATGACATCCGCGGCGCGAATATAGCAGGTATTGCTAGTTTGTTTTTAACCACGGGTATACATGCTGACGAACTTAACGAAAAAGTGGCGAATAAAGACGATGTGATTGCCGCGTCTGTGGTGGCTGATTTAAGCCGTGAGTTTGACGTGCTGCCAAGTCATTATATTGATTGGTTTAAAGTCGATTAA
- a CDS encoding sodium/glutamate symporter has product MELDIRQTVIVAILVLFVGKYLTRKVAFLQEYHIPEPVSGGLIASILFAILYGAFDIELQFSLAVRDTLLIVFFTIIGLSSRFATLLKGRVVSKRDGSCTLFCVVNIAGCKGIRSMLL; this is encoded by the coding sequence ATGGAACTGGATATAAGACAAACTGTGATTGTGGCGATTTTGGTGTTGTTTGTAGGTAAATACCTGACACGAAAAGTCGCTTTTTTACAAGAGTATCATATCCCCGAGCCTGTTTCAGGCGGTCTGATCGCCTCTATTCTATTTGCCATTCTCTACGGTGCCTTTGACATCGAACTGCAGTTTTCTTTAGCGGTTCGCGATACTTTACTCATTGTGTTCTTTACTATTATTGGCCTGTCGTCACGATTTGCAACCTTGCTGAAAGGTCGCGTTGTCAGTAAACGTGATGGGAGCTGCACCTTGTTCTGTGTTGTAAACATAGCCGGATGCAAAGGCATACGCAGCATGTTGTTATAA